Proteins encoded together in one Chryseobacterium taklimakanense window:
- a CDS encoding shikimate dehydrogenase family protein gives MENVKKFGLVGRNIAYSFSKKYFTEKFKKLFLKDHSYEVFDIKDISEISDVLQTENLHGFNVTIPYKEQILPFLDELSDEAKEIGAVNTVSIRTGKTKGFNTDTYGFEKTLNLHKKGHQQSALVLGDGGAAKAVRYVLKQKNIPFETVSRKSDINFENLSRDLVSSHKIIVQCTPVGTYPDVNDCLAFPFEALTNEHLIIDLIYNPTYTEFIKKAAEQGAKCVNGYFMLEQQAEKAWEIWNS, from the coding sequence ATGGAAAATGTTAAAAAATTTGGTTTGGTAGGCAGAAACATCGCCTATTCTTTCTCAAAGAAATATTTTACTGAAAAGTTTAAAAAACTCTTTTTGAAAGATCATTCGTATGAAGTTTTTGATATAAAAGACATCAGCGAAATTTCAGACGTCCTCCAAACTGAAAACCTTCACGGATTTAATGTCACGATTCCGTACAAAGAGCAAATCTTACCTTTCCTTGACGAACTGAGCGATGAAGCAAAAGAAATTGGGGCTGTAAACACCGTATCCATAAGAACCGGCAAAACAAAAGGCTTTAACACAGATACCTACGGTTTTGAAAAAACTTTAAACCTTCATAAAAAAGGCCATCAGCAAAGTGCACTTGTTTTGGGTGACGGTGGTGCCGCGAAAGCAGTACGGTACGTCTTAAAACAAAAAAATATTCCCTTCGAAACCGTTTCCCGAAAATCGGATATTAACTTTGAAAACCTTAGCCGTGATTTGGTGTCATCGCATAAAATTATTGTGCAGTGCACTCCTGTGGGCACTTATCCAGATGTAAACGATTGTTTAGCATTTCCTTTTGAAGCACTCACAAACGAACATCTGATCATCGACCTCATTTACAATCCAACCTACACGGAATTCATCAAGAAAGCTGCAGAGCAGGGAGCGAAATGCGTCAACGGTTATTTCATGCTGGAGCAGCAGGCCGAAAAAGCCTGGGAAATCTGGAATTCGTGA